In the Sus scrofa isolate TJ Tabasco breed Duroc chromosome 6, Sscrofa11.1, whole genome shotgun sequence genome, one interval contains:
- the GNL2 gene encoding nucleolar GTP-binding protein 2 isoform X2, which produces MQSLIENAEMSTESYDQGKDRDLVAEDTGVRNEAQEEIYKKGQSKRIWGELYKVIDSSDVVVQVLDARDPMGTRSPHIETYLKKEKPWKHLIFVLNKCDLVPTWATKRWVAVLSQDHPTLAFHASLTNPFGKGAFIQLLRQFGKLHTDKKQISVGFIGYPNVGKSSVINTLRSKKVCNVAPIAGETKVWQYITLMRRIFLIDCPGVVYPSEDSETDIVLKGVVQVEKIKTPEDHIGAVLERAKPEYISKTYKIDSWENAEDFLEKLAFRTGKLLKGGEPDLRTVGKMVLNDWQRGRIPFFVKPPNAEPPATPQLPSASTLEVAPETAQNNTEEETPESGGGGSEPGLEKKEEEPGQCGADAEMQQILARVRQNFGKINVVPQFSGDDLVPLEMSDIEEELESLSGEREEEEEQEPQEDTDEEPFTEAQEEHTGSSTKAVIQALDEKIAKYQRFLDKAKAKKFSAVRISKGLSEKVFAKPEQQKAVEEDVEDTAPTKKGKKRKAQREEEHSDKTRRMLTSKERRRAARQQQPRKVGVRYYETHNVKNRNRNKKKTSDSEGQKQRRKKFKHKQ; this is translated from the exons ATGCAGTCACttatagaaaatgcagaaatgtCCACTGAGAGCTACGACCAGGGCAAGGATCGTGATTTGGTAGCTGAAGACACTGGTGTGAG AAATGAAGCCCAAGAAGAGATATATAAAAAGGGACAGTCCAAAAGAATATGGGGTGAACTCTACAAG GTGATAGATTCATCAGATGTTGTAGTTCAAGTTCTTGATGCTCGAGATCCAATGGGCACCCGTTCCCCTCACATTGAGACTtacttgaaaaaggaaaaaccctggAAACACCTCATTTTTGTTCTTAACAAATGTGACCTCGTTCCAACCTGGGCAACA AAGCGATGGGTGGCTGTCCTCTCCCAGGATCACCCGACACTTGCTTTCCATGCGAGTCTTACGAACCCCTTTGGTAAAGGAGCATTTATTCAGCTTCTGCGGCAGTTTGGAAAG ttGCACACTGACAAGAAGCAGATCAGCGTGGGGTTCATCGGCTATCCCAATGTTGGCAAGAGCTCTGTGATAAACACGCTGCGCTCCAAGAAAGTTTGCAACGTGGCCCCCATCGCAGGTGAAACAAAG GTCTGGCAGTATATCACCTTGATGCGGCGGATCTTCCTCATCGACTGTCCGGGTGTGGTCTACCCCTCCGAGGACTCAGAGACGGACATCGTGCTGAAAGGAGTC GTTCAAGTTGAAAAAATTAAGACTCCTGAAGACCACATTGGTGCTGTACTTGAACGAGCAAAGCCAGAATATATCAGCAAGACGTACAAGATCGATTCTTGGGAGAATGCTGAGGACTTTCTTGAGAAGCTGGCTTTCCGGACAGGGAAGTTATTAAAG GGTGGAGAGCCCGACCTGCGGACCGTGGGGAAGATGGTCCTCAATGACTGGCAGAGGGGCCGGATTCCTTTCTTTGTCAAGCCGCCCAATGCTGAGCCCCCGGCCACCCCCCAG CTTCCGTCCGCCTCGACTTTGGAAGTTGCCCCAGAAACAGCCCAGAACAACACAGAAGAGGAAACCCCAGAATCTGGAGGTGGAGGGTCAGAACCCGGCcttgagaagaaggaagaggagcctGGCCAGTGCGGCGCTGACGCAGAAATGCAACAGATCCTTGCGCGGGTCCGGCAGAACTTCGGCAAGATCAATGTCGTGCCTCAGTTTTCGGGGGACGACCTGGTTCCCCTGGAGATGTCCGATATCGAGGAAGAGCTGGAGAGCctctctggggagagggaggaggaggaggaacaggagccCCAAGAAGACACTGACGAAGAGCCTTTCACAGAAGCCCAGGAAGAACACACGGGGAGCAGCACCAAGGCCGTCATTCAAGCCCTGGATGAGAAGATTGCCAAGTACCAGAGGTTTTTAGACAAAGCCAAAGCAAAGAAGTTCTCGGCGGTCAG AATATCCAAGGGACTGAGTGAGAAGGTTTTTGCAAAACCTGAGCAACAAAAAGCAGTTGAAGAAGATGTAGAAGATACAG CACCtaccaaaaagggaaagaagaggaaggcacAGAGGGAAGAAGAGCATTCAGACAAAACTCGCAGGATGCTTACATCTAAGGAA CGGAGACGAGCAGCACGGCAGCAGCAACCCAGAAAAGTCGGTGTACGCTACTATGAAACTCACAACGTGAAAAACAGGAACAGGAACAAAAAGAAGACCAGTGACTCAGAGGGGCAGAAACAGAGACgcaaaaaattcaaacataagcagtaa
- the GNL2 gene encoding nucleolar GTP-binding protein 2 isoform X1, producing MVKPKYKGRSTINPSNASTNPDRVQGAGGQNMRDRATIRRLNMYRQKERRNSRGKVIKPLQYQSTVASGTVARVEPNIKWFGNTRVIKQSSLQKFQEEMDTVLKDPYKVVMKQSKLPMSLLHDRIRPHNSKVHILDTESFETTFGPKAQRKRPNLFASDMQSLIENAEMSTESYDQGKDRDLVAEDTGVRNEAQEEIYKKGQSKRIWGELYKVIDSSDVVVQVLDARDPMGTRSPHIETYLKKEKPWKHLIFVLNKCDLVPTWATKRWVAVLSQDHPTLAFHASLTNPFGKGAFIQLLRQFGKLHTDKKQISVGFIGYPNVGKSSVINTLRSKKVCNVAPIAGETKVWQYITLMRRIFLIDCPGVVYPSEDSETDIVLKGVVQVEKIKTPEDHIGAVLERAKPEYISKTYKIDSWENAEDFLEKLAFRTGKLLKGGEPDLRTVGKMVLNDWQRGRIPFFVKPPNAEPPATPQLPSASTLEVAPETAQNNTEEETPESGGGGSEPGLEKKEEEPGQCGADAEMQQILARVRQNFGKINVVPQFSGDDLVPLEMSDIEEELESLSGEREEEEEQEPQEDTDEEPFTEAQEEHTGSSTKAVIQALDEKIAKYQRFLDKAKAKKFSAVRISKGLSEKVFAKPEQQKAVEEDVEDTAPTKKGKKRKAQREEEHSDKTRRMLTSKERRRAARQQQPRKVGVRYYETHNVKNRNRNKKKTSDSEGQKQRRKKFKHKQ from the exons GAACAGCCGTGGTAAAGTGATTAAGCCTCTGCAATATCAATCAACGGTGGCTTCTGGCACAGTGGCGAGAGTGGAGCCAAACATAAAGTGGTTTG GAAATACACGTGTGATTAAACAGTCATCATTACAAAAATTTCAAGAGGAGATGGACACAGTCTTGAAGGATCCATACAAAGTTGTCATGAAGCAAAGCAAGTTACCCATGTCTCTGCTCCATGATCGAATCCGGCCTCAT AATTCAAAGGTGCACATTCTTGATACTGAAAGCTTCGAAACTACATTTGGCCCTAAAGCACAGAGGAAGCGACCAAATTTATTTGCAAGTGATATGCAGTCACttatagaaaatgcagaaatgtCCACTGAGAGCTACGACCAGGGCAAGGATCGTGATTTGGTAGCTGAAGACACTGGTGTGAG AAATGAAGCCCAAGAAGAGATATATAAAAAGGGACAGTCCAAAAGAATATGGGGTGAACTCTACAAG GTGATAGATTCATCAGATGTTGTAGTTCAAGTTCTTGATGCTCGAGATCCAATGGGCACCCGTTCCCCTCACATTGAGACTtacttgaaaaaggaaaaaccctggAAACACCTCATTTTTGTTCTTAACAAATGTGACCTCGTTCCAACCTGGGCAACA AAGCGATGGGTGGCTGTCCTCTCCCAGGATCACCCGACACTTGCTTTCCATGCGAGTCTTACGAACCCCTTTGGTAAAGGAGCATTTATTCAGCTTCTGCGGCAGTTTGGAAAG ttGCACACTGACAAGAAGCAGATCAGCGTGGGGTTCATCGGCTATCCCAATGTTGGCAAGAGCTCTGTGATAAACACGCTGCGCTCCAAGAAAGTTTGCAACGTGGCCCCCATCGCAGGTGAAACAAAG GTCTGGCAGTATATCACCTTGATGCGGCGGATCTTCCTCATCGACTGTCCGGGTGTGGTCTACCCCTCCGAGGACTCAGAGACGGACATCGTGCTGAAAGGAGTC GTTCAAGTTGAAAAAATTAAGACTCCTGAAGACCACATTGGTGCTGTACTTGAACGAGCAAAGCCAGAATATATCAGCAAGACGTACAAGATCGATTCTTGGGAGAATGCTGAGGACTTTCTTGAGAAGCTGGCTTTCCGGACAGGGAAGTTATTAAAG GGTGGAGAGCCCGACCTGCGGACCGTGGGGAAGATGGTCCTCAATGACTGGCAGAGGGGCCGGATTCCTTTCTTTGTCAAGCCGCCCAATGCTGAGCCCCCGGCCACCCCCCAG CTTCCGTCCGCCTCGACTTTGGAAGTTGCCCCAGAAACAGCCCAGAACAACACAGAAGAGGAAACCCCAGAATCTGGAGGTGGAGGGTCAGAACCCGGCcttgagaagaaggaagaggagcctGGCCAGTGCGGCGCTGACGCAGAAATGCAACAGATCCTTGCGCGGGTCCGGCAGAACTTCGGCAAGATCAATGTCGTGCCTCAGTTTTCGGGGGACGACCTGGTTCCCCTGGAGATGTCCGATATCGAGGAAGAGCTGGAGAGCctctctggggagagggaggaggaggaggaacaggagccCCAAGAAGACACTGACGAAGAGCCTTTCACAGAAGCCCAGGAAGAACACACGGGGAGCAGCACCAAGGCCGTCATTCAAGCCCTGGATGAGAAGATTGCCAAGTACCAGAGGTTTTTAGACAAAGCCAAAGCAAAGAAGTTCTCGGCGGTCAG AATATCCAAGGGACTGAGTGAGAAGGTTTTTGCAAAACCTGAGCAACAAAAAGCAGTTGAAGAAGATGTAGAAGATACAG CACCtaccaaaaagggaaagaagaggaaggcacAGAGGGAAGAAGAGCATTCAGACAAAACTCGCAGGATGCTTACATCTAAGGAA CGGAGACGAGCAGCACGGCAGCAGCAACCCAGAAAAGTCGGTGTACGCTACTATGAAACTCACAACGTGAAAAACAGGAACAGGAACAAAAAGAAGACCAGTGACTCAGAGGGGCAGAAACAGAGACgcaaaaaattcaaacataagcagtaa